The proteins below come from a single Zea mays cultivar B73 chromosome 8, Zm-B73-REFERENCE-NAM-5.0, whole genome shotgun sequence genomic window:
- the LOC100037738 gene encoding GR2b protein isoform X1 has product MDAFSAVMDKVKSHPEMMEKVSAVMDKVKKSHPEAVEKVKDEVKSLADALHLRRHGSKDKEPESEEKAVEGEAAQSVEEEEGTSADKTAEPNVLEQAVQEIQAVAAALQQTAPETETEIPVETAAAAAPETLAEGDKPEETNRDVEKDDPKKRLDFAGFFAMLFERFCSPANKKKD; this is encoded by the exons ATGGATGCTTTCagtgcagtgatggacaaggtaaAGAGCCACCCAGAAATGATGGAGAAGGTAagtgcagtgatggacaaggtgaAGAAGAGCCACCCAGAAGCGGTGGAAAAGGTCAAGGACGAGGTGAAGAGCCTTGCTGACGCTCTCCACCTGCGGAGACATG GATCCAAAGATAAAGAACCTGAGTCTGAAGAGAAGGCCGTAGAAGGCGAGGCAGCGCAGAGCGTCGAGGAGGAGGAGGGTACCTCTGCTGACAAGACTGCAGAACCTAATGTGTTGGAGCAGGCCGTACAGGAGATTCAGGCTGTCGCCGCAGCTTTGCAGCAGACAGCACCTGAAACTGAAACTGAAATTCCAGTTgagactgctgctgctgctgctcctgaAACTTTGGCTGAAGGAGACAAGCCTGAAGAAACAAACAGGGATGTGGAGAAAGACGACCCAAAGAAGCGGCTCGATTTCGCCGGGTTCTTCGCCATGCTGTTTGAGAGGTTCTGCTCCCCGGCCAACAAGAAGAAAGACTGA